Within the Thermosynechococcus sichuanensis E542 genome, the region ATGCACGAGTTGGGACTCAAAGGGATGCCACGGCGAGTGGCCATGTACGATCCCCAGTTTGAGCCGATTAATCTCATTTGTACGATTGGCGCCTTTGTCTTGGCCTTTTCGATTATTCCCTTCCTGATTAACATCATTTGGAGCTGGAATAAGGGCAAAATTGCTGGCGATAACCCTTGGGGTGGCCTGAGCTTGGAGTGGACGACTAGTTCACCCCCGCTGATTGAAAACTGGGAAGTGCTCCCCGTAGTCACCAAAGGTCCCTACGACTATGGCATTGAGCAGCGCAAGGGAAGCACTGATGAGGATGAGGAAGATTAGGACACTTTAGGAGCAAGCCATGCAAGGTACTGTTGACTCTCAAGCCACGACCATAGTCGTTGATCATGCCCATGAGCATCCTGATTTTCGGGTCTTAGGGTTGCTGATCTTCCTCATTTCTGAGTCCCTGATGTTTGGTGGCCTTTTTGCGGCCTATTTACTTCTGCGGGGCATGCATGAGCAATGGCCTCCTGACGACACGGAGGTGGAACTGCTCTTGCCGACTATTAACACCCTCATCCTTATCTCCAGTAGCTTTGTCATCCACTACGGCGATCTTGCCATCAAAAAGGATGATGTCCGCGCCATGCGCAAATGGTACTGGCTCACGGCGGCGATGGGAGCGGTGTTCCTTGGGGGGCAAGTTTATGAGTACCTCACCCTCGGCTACGGCCTGCGCACCAATGTCTTTGCCAACTGCTTTTATGTGATGACAGGCTTCCATGGCCTCCATGTCTTTGTGGGAATTTTGCTCATTTTGGGGGTGATCTGGCGATCGCGCCGCCCGGGACATTACAACGCCCACAAGCATACCGGGGTGGCCATGGCAGAGATCTACTGGCACTTTGTGGATGTGATCTGGATTATCCTTTTCATACTGTTGTACATTCTGACTCGCTTTTAGGGACAGGTCTTGAACTGGGGCGATCGCGGATCAAAGTTGCACTGATAGACCACGGGTGCTTGCCAACTCAAGGGAATTTCTAAGAGGTCACGGGTACCCGTAATTCCCTGCAAGAGAAACAAAATCAACGCAAGGGAATTTAAGCCAATATGAATCCGCCGCCACGTGAGCGATCGATCTTGGTAAATCTCTCGCACAATGGCCACAGAAAAGATCATCAGTATCACAGCCGCTAAGCCAAAGTAAAAGTGGGAAACCCACCACTCGTCATCGCGGCGAAAGACCCCTGGCTGAAAGGCCAAAATGATCACCCCCATCCCTGAGAGCGTGGCAAAGACAGCACGCCATCGCTTGGATTGAGCGCGATACAGAAGCGCTGTTGCTGCAATGGTGACAATAAACATCAACGCCACTAGGACAACAGAGAGCGGTTGCAGCGTGTTGTTCTCCGCTTGCATTAAGAAGCCCTGAAACCCAAACACCACTGAATAGGCCAAGGCCACCAATGTGATGCCAATCACGCCCGCAGCCAAGAGATTGCCCAATTTCCTGTGTAGATGGCCAACTGTGGCAGGAATTGAGGTAGTTTCTTTGAGGCGCCGCTGCCGCGTTTGCAGTGCAAAAAACGTGGTGATACCAATCACAGGAAAAACAAATGTGCAGGCCAAGATGGGATGCAACAGCAAAATAATGTCTTTGAGGTTGAGAAACATACTGGCTAAGAAGGATAAGGCCAGTTTTAGGGTAACGAATCTAGGGGCGGGGCAAATCAAAAAATAGGAGTTTTGTCAGTAAGCCAAGGGTAGCCACTAGAAATGCCACTAAGAATCCCCAAAGCCGCGCATCTGTGCCCGCTTGTCGCTTGGAAATGTCCTGCAATGTGGACTCTACTGTATCAATCCGCTGTTCGAGCTTGGCCTCCACAGCATTAATTCGCTGTTCAAGTTTGGCCTCGACGGCATTAATTCGCTGTTCGAGCTTGGCCTCCACAGCATTGATCCGCTGTTCAAGTTTGGCCTCGACGGCATCAATTTTGTCCTCAAGCCTTTGGAATTTCTCGCTACTAGTGGCAATGTGAATATCCAGCTTTTTATCTATGGCTTGAATAGCAGCCTGCATTGTGCGCACATCGGCCTGCATTCCTTGGATAGCATCCAAGACTTGGCTCAATTCAGAACGGGTAATGGGTTCAGTCATAATTCTGACGTTTGATTAACGGACGTGGAGGGATTCGAACCCCCGACCCTCAGAACCGGAATCTGATGCTCTATCCACTGAGCCACACGTCCAGTTCTCTCATCATAGCATTAACCAAGGTAGGCTTGCTGAACCCGTGGATCATTCAGGAGAGCTGCTGCCCTACCGCTGAGGGTCACTTGACCCGCTTCAAGCACATAACCGCGATCGCCCAATTGCAAGGCAAGGTGAGCATTTTGCTCCACCAGCAGCATTGTCATCCCCTGTTGCCGCAGTTGCGCCAAGATGGCAAAAATTTCCCGCACAAGATTGGGGGCTAAGCCTAAACTGGGTTCATCAAGGAGCAGTAAGCGAGGACGACTCATCAGGGCACGGGCGATCGCCAGCATTTGTTGCTCACCGCCACTGAGGGTTCCCGCCAGTTGGTGTTGCCGTTCTCGTAGTCTGGGAAAGCGCTTGAGTTGCTCTTCAAGGTCTTGGGTAATCTGCGCCTCATCTTGACGACAGTAGGCACCGAGAAGAAGATTGTCGCGTACGGTTTGGCGGGCGAGAACCTGACGCCCCTCCGGACAATGGGCAATGCCCAGCCTCACTAATTCATGGGGCGATCGCCCTGCAATGGATTGACCCGCAAAGCGAATGATACCTTCACTGGGAACGAGTTTAGAGATGGCACGCAGGAGGGTGGTTTTGCCAGCACCATTGGCACCCACAAGGGTAATGCACTCTCCGGCTTCAATCCACAAACTCACGTCTCGCAGAGCACAAATGCCACCGTAGTGGACACTCAGGGACTCAACTTCCAAAATGCGCGCAGTCATCCCCTAGGCCGTGGTCTGTGATTCTCCTGGGTTGTGGGAGCCACCCCTCGCCTCTTCCCATTCAGCAATGGCGGCATTTTCGGTTTGGGCAGCAGCACTGGTCACAAGGGCAGTAATTTCCCGAGGAGAGAACCCTTCTTCCAGTAGCTCCCTATAGATAGGATGGAGATTGCGTTGCAGTTCTTTGAAGATGGCGCGGGCGCGATCGGTATAGCGAAAGTTTTGGTCAAATAAGCTGGCCATCTGAGAAATCCAAGAGCACTGCCACTATCCTAAATCCTAGGGGCACACAGTTCAAAACTGAGGAAATCAGGAAGGCATTGGTTTTGGAGGTCTGTTAGAGAATGTGCTCTTGGAGGTAAACTTCGGCCTTGTGCGGAGTAAGAGGAGGAGCAAAAAGATAGCCTTGGCCAGAGGGACAGCGCAGCGATCGCAAGAGTTGCAGTTGAGTGGTGTTTTCAATGCCCTCGGCAATGCAATCAAGGTGGAGGTTGCGCGCCAGAACCAAAATCGTGTGTACCACTTCTAGGTCTTCTTGGCTGCGATCCATTTGGGAAATGAAAGAGCGGTCAATTTTAATGCCATCGAGAGGCAGATTGCGCAAATAGCTCAGGGAGGAGTACCCAGTACCAAAGTCATCAATGTTAATGCGCACGCCCATCGCCTTCAGCTCGGCGAGAATTTCGCAGGCAGAGTCCAAGTGCTGCATCAAGGTACTCTCAGTAATTTCGATTTTGAGAAATTGACCGGCTAAATGATGATGTCCAAGGGTCTGCTGAATCTCAGAGACAAGGGTAGGCAACGAAAATTGATTGGCTGACAGATTGATACTCATCGTAAAGCCCACGGACTGAAGCTTGGGATAACGCTGTTGCCACTGCTGCAACTGTTCACAGGCATTGTGCAAAACCCAGCGGGAGAGTTCAAAAATCAGCCCCGTTTCTTCAGCAACGGGAATAAATACATCAGGGGAAATGAGCGTGTCCCCCTTTTGCCAGCGGAGCAGTGCCTCAAAACCCCGCAGCGATTGGCTACGGAGATTCACAATCGGCTGATAGTATAGGGCAAAGTCACCCTGTTCAATGGCTTGCCGCAGTTCGACTTCTAAATGCAGGCGATCGCGCACCTGTTGCAGCATGACGGGATCAAAGACATCTATGCGATTGTGTCCTTTGGTTTTGGCGTGGTACATAGCCATGTCGGCATCCCGCAAAAGTTCTTCACTACTCCTGTAGTAGGCATCCCCCATCACTAAGCCAATACTCACAGTGCTGTAGAGGGTGTAGTGATCTATTTCAAAGGGGTGACTGAGACGCTCCCGCAGCCTTTGGGCAATGGCCTGAGCCTGTTCTAGCCCCTGAATGTCATTGAGCAACACAGCAAATTCATCACCACCTAAACGGGCTACGACATCTTGAGGACTGACACAACGACTGAGCCGCTTGGCAAAGGCTTGCAGGAACAAATCGCCAATGGAGTGCCCCAGACTGTCGTTGAGGGTCTTGAAACGATCTAAATCCAAACAGAGAACGGCGTAGTGGAAGTCGGGGTGTTCTGCGGCATGGCTGAGGGTAAGGCGCACCTGCTCCTCAAAGAGCCAGCGATTGGGTAAATGGGTGAGGCGGTCATGGCGAGCTTGGTAAAGGAGTTGGGCTTCGATTTCTTTGCGCTCTTGAATTTCCCTTTGGGCTTTTTGATAGAGTTCCGCCTGCAGGATGGCGATCGCCAACTGGGTTGAAATTTGCTTCATCAGTTCAATTTCACTGTCTTGCCAGTTGCGGGGATGGGCGCATTGATGACAGATGAGCAACCCCCAGAGCCGCCCTTCAACAACAATCGGTACCACCAGATTGGCCTTGACCTGATAGTGCGTTAGCAGATCGCGATAGCAGGGGGCAACATCGGCTGTCTCTAAGTTATTCACGACATGGATGCGACCGCGCTTGTAGGCTTCGATGTAGCGCTCCGTAAAACAAGAATCCCCCACCACATCCCCAAGGGCCGATAACCAAGGGGGAACGACAGCTTCAACATCCATAATGCCGCGCCAATCTTCGAGGAAACGATAGATCAGCACGCGATCGCAGCCAAGGAGTTCCCGCACATCCTTGACGGCAGTTTCGAGAATTGTTGCAAGCTCAAGGGATTGGTGAATGTGCTGGGTAATTTGCACGAGCAGGCGATCGTACTGGGCTTGGCGCAGCAGTTGCTGTTCCACCTGATGGCGATCAATGGCATGGCGGAAACTACGCGCTAGCAAGTTGGGAGTGAGTTCCTGAAGACTTAGATAATCCTGAGCACCATGATGGAGTACTTGAGTTGCAAGATCAGGGCGATCGCTAGGATCAATCACAACCAAGGGCAACTGTGGATAACGTTCCTGGAGCGTTTGCACTTCTTTAAGAACGTGATCCCCTTGAGCAATGAGAACAAGGAGATTCGGTTTGGCCTGAGCGACCACACCGGGGGTTAAATGCGAATACAGGCAGGTGTGAACTTGATAGCAAATGTCATCAATCTCTGCGAGATGGGGATATAAAATTTCACCCGATTGGGGGATGTTTTCAATCAGTAATAAGTTTATGGATGGCAACAAACATTTTCTGTGAGAATTCCTTTCCCAAAATTCTTCTGCCCCTACTTCAACGGTCGCCCGTGATTCTGAAGAGCAGTCATCAACAGTGGACAAAACAAAGAGTTTCTCAATCATTGTCAAGTCATCATTCAGCACATTAAACCCACAAACTATACAAAAATTTATCAAGCAATATTATTTGCTGCTTCTTTCTAAATCCATCATACAGCTCTTTTCTGAATTATTGAGTCGTCTGGGTTGCGTCATCCTCTCACAGAGCTATTTTGCAGCTTTTCTAACTTTGATCTCACCACCATGAAAAAGGCTGCAACCGTTGACGGGGATCGCTATGGAACCGTCATTGAGAACACACTGAGACTGTTACGGAAATTGCTAGCTTAGAAGCAGCATTCCCCAAAGGTAGGGGGTTGATCCTTGTGTTGCAAAAACAAATTCGAGGCTGGCTGCGAGTTTCTCTATCTACATTGACGTTGGCGATCGCCCTTGTAGTTGCCCCATCTCCGGGTCTAGCCCAGCGGGATTTGATCCCCATTGCTGGTTCTGATGAGGATATTCAGCTTCTCTTTGATCTGGTTTATTATCCGCGCCGCGATCCCGCCCGTTTTCGGCTGCACAACAGTGCTGAGGTGGAAGCCTATCAGTTGATTCGCACCATTTTACGCACGGGCACCACCCTCTATATCCGTCAGCGCCAAGATGATAACTACGGTTCCTATAATTTTAGTCGCGATCGCCTGATCTTGCGTCCCCGCGCCCTTGCCCATTGGCAAATTTTCATCGAAACACTGCGCCATGAGGGCTGGCACGTCGTCCAAGCCTGCTTTGCGGCAAAACGAGATTTGGATTCCTTGGTGCCCGTGGGCATTCGTGTCAGCCCCAGCATTGTGGCCGATCTCTACCGCAAGAGTGGCTATAACCCCGAAGACATTCCGATTGAGGCCGAGGCTTTTGCTGCTGAGCGGGTACCCAATATGACATTACAGGGGTTACAGCGTGAGTGTGCCGACTGGCTCAACCGCCCCAGCAAGGACTAGAGAGAAGAACGGGTCGAAGCACCGCAGTGACGACAATAGGGCAAATGGCGATAGGTGGGCTGCTGACAACTGGGACAGGGCATCCACTGCAAATAACCACAGTGGGGACAGTGTTGATCCAGATCCCGCAAGCGTTTGCCACAGCGGACACAGCGGTGTTTTTGAATCCGCCCTGCTGCCTGTCGCTGCGGATTGAGAAAAAGGGCTTGCGCCACCTTGATAATGCCAAACCCCAGCGCTGGAATCAGCAGGATATAGAGGTAGCTGACCAAAAAAAGCAGACCGCCAAAGAGGGCAAGAATGACATTAGAAAGCCACTCAAAGAGTGCCCCCACCTGCAACAATTCAAAGATTTTCAGCACTAAGGGAATCAAGAAGATTACCAGCAGGTGCCAGCTCATGAGGGCAAGCAGACCATAGCGACGGCGATCGGCAAAACGATGTACCAGCAGTGCAATCGCAATTAGGGGTAATAAAAAGAGGACTTGCAAAACAAATTGGAGACTGGGATACCAAAACTGAGAGCGCTGATATTGGTTCTCAAGCTGGGCAAAGGTGGCCTCCTCTGCCAAAAATTTCAAGAAGGCTTGGCTATCGGGTTCTTGGAGAATGAGCTGTTCTAGGGCGGCAATCTCAGTTTTGAGAGCGGCAATCTGGCGGTTGTTTGCCTCAAGGGTGGCTTTGGCCTTAGCTGCCTCCACTAAGTTAATGGATTGATCCGGGGGTTGCCCCGCAAGCTGCTCCAACAGCGTCGAGTCGTACTCTTCACGAATGCGGGCATTGGTGGCCTCAAGGGTTTGAATTTGCGCTTGCTTTTCCTGTCGTTGCTTGAGTCGCTCTCGATGGGCGGGGCGGTTGACAGCGTCCTGATATTCTGCATAGGTAAAGCAAGTGGCTGAGATTGTTCCCAATCTTCCTTTGCTGCTCTCCTGTAAGCGTTCGACAAAGCTTTGAGGCGGGGAATCAAGGGTAATTTGCTGCTCTAGAAAACGAATCTCGCGATCGCTGGCGGTGTCTTGGCGATAGGCTTGCCAAGGGGCATAACAGGGCTGCGCTGCACTGGGACTCAAAGGCCAATTGCTAATTTCGCTGAGGCCACTAAAGACATTGATGAGGATAAAAATATCCACCAAGATAATGACAATCAGACTCACCCGATTGAGGGGTTCGTCATTGACAAGGCGCGATCGCCGCCAAAATGCTCGCCACCCTTGCCTGAGCCGTCGCATTACCGTCACGGCAGTGTAAACCCAAAGGCAAGTTTGACCCGCTCTAAGGTGGCATTGGCGACACTCGCCGCCTGCTCTTGACCTTTTTTCAGCAGATCCTTGAGGTAGCTGGGATCCGCCATAATCTCGTTGTAGCGCTGTTGAATTGGCTCGAGGGTGGCAATCACCGCATCCGTGAGTAAGGGCTTAAACTGTCCCCAGCCCATATCGGCACATTCTGCCGCCACTGCCTCTTTGGTTTTTCCTGTGAGCACCTGATAGAGGCTGAGTAGGTTATTAGCTTCGGGGCGATCGGGATCGTCAAAGGTTAGGCCACGAATTGAGTCCGTCTTGCAGCGTTTGATTTTCTTGCGAATCTCATCCGGCGAGTCCAAAAGGTTAATGCGACTCAGTTCTGATGGGTCGGACTTGGACATTTTCTTGGTGCCGTCCGTGAGACTCATCACCCGTGCTCCCGCCTTGGCAATCAAGGGTTCCGGCAACTTCAGAATAGGGGGTTGGTTGCGGGCAAAGAGGTAGTTCACACGGGCGGCAATATCGCGGGTGAGTTCCAAATGCTGTTTTTGATCTTCCCCTACAGGGACAAGATCGGCATCGTAGAGCAAAATATCTGCGGCCATCAGCACAGGATAGTCCAGCAGTCCCGCTGCAACGTTTTCCCCCTGTTTGACCGCTTTTTCCTTGAACTGGATCATGTCCTCCAGCCAGTTGAGGGGGGTAATACAGTTGAGTAACCAAGTAAGTTCGGCGTGGGCGCTGACGTGGGATTGCACAAAAATGGTGGCGTGGGCGGGGTCAATACCACAGGCTAAATAGAGGGCAGCCACTGTATAGGTATTGGCTGCGAGTTCTGCGGGATCGTGGGGGACGGTAATGGCGTGTAAATCAACGACGCAAAAATAGTTTTCATAGTCCGCTTGACCTGCCACCCAGTTGCGAATTGCGCCGAGATAATTCCCCAAATGCAAGCTACCGGTGGGCTGTACTCCGGAAAGCACCCGTTTTTTGGTCACCCAAACCTCCTTTCGTTGCTGCTCTATCTATGCTACAGCGCTAACTGGGCACTGATTCCTGATGGGTGGCTTTGGTGCGTGCCTCCAGTTCTTCAAGGCGGCTTTTCAGGGTTTGATTTTCCTTTTGTAATTCGCTGAGGGTGGTCTCGAGGGTCTTGAGGCGATCATCGCTACCAATGGCTTTTTGCACCTTGGCAATGCTTTCATCCACGAATCGCTTGATGCGACCATCGGTGGTGCGATCGCCCACCTGTTGCAGGATGCCCAGAACCCGTGGATGGTCAATTTGACTCAGGGCTTGGACAACGGCCATCTGGGTAAAGAAAAAGGTCTCATGGCTGAGTTGCTCTAGCCGCTCCAGAATTTGCTGCAGTTGGGGATGGTGGCGATCGCCAAGGGTGCCAAGGGTACGAATGGCGGCCAAACGCAGGGGTTGCGGCACACTAGTAGCGGTATAGTCAAGAACCAAGTTCACCGCTTCAGGTATTTCCTTCAGTTGACCCACACCAGCGATCGCCCCACAGCGCACCACTTCATTCCAGCCTTGCCGAGTTTCCAGAGCCTTGCGCAAGCGTTTCAGGACTTTCTCGGGCTTGGGTTTCGGTTGCGGTTTGGCAGCAGCAATGACACCAATCCCCTTGAGGGCAGCGGCTTCAACACCATAGCTGGGGTCGCCATGCTTGGCAATGGGCTTGAGAAGTGCATAGGCATTGGCAGACTTAAACCCCGCAATGGCCTCCACTGCGGCGGCACGAACATGGGGGTGGTCATCCGCCAGTGCCAGCTTGAGAGCCTCTAAACTTTGATCCAGTTGAATTGTGCCCAGCACTTTGGCAATTTCACGCCGTACTCCCCAGAAGGGTTGCCGTTGCAGCGCCTCCGCAAGGGTTTGAACCACCTCTAAGCTGCCTTTTTTACCAAGGGCAATGGCGGCTTGAATCCGTCCAAGAACGTCAGGATCATGCTGAAGTTGGGCTTTCAGTTCCGGCAGGGGGTACTCCAGCGTTACCGTTTTCAATGTGTGGTTGCCGGCATCAAAACTGACAAAACTCGGCTGCTGTGGTAGGGGTAGATAGAAGGTGTGCTCTGGTTCATGAATACGCAGCGGGATCATCTTCACTGAGACCTGTCCCTGCTCATCTACGCTGCCGATGCCAACAGGAATTCGCAGATCAAAAAGATTGCGCTCTAGGGGGGTAAGGCCTTCGGTCACCTGCTGCTGCTTGACGGTGAGAACGGCTAAGTGATCGGCAGCCTCCCAGCGATAGCTGACATGGAAGTCGGGATGCCCACCGCGAAAAACGTATTGGTCAAAGAGAGGCAGTAGGTTGCGGCCGGTGGCGGTTTCAATAGCCCGCAGCAGATCCACCGTTTCCACGGTTTGATGGGCATAGGTCTGGACAAAGGTTTGAATCGCTTTCCAGAAGAGTTCTTCACCAAGTTCTTGGCGGATCATGTGATAGACGCAGGCACCTTTTTCGTAGAGGTGGCGATCGTAGAGTTCA harbors:
- a CDS encoding cytochrome c oxidase subunit 3 — encoded protein: MQGTVDSQATTIVVDHAHEHPDFRVLGLLIFLISESLMFGGLFAAYLLLRGMHEQWPPDDTEVELLLPTINTLILISSSFVIHYGDLAIKKDDVRAMRKWYWLTAAMGAVFLGGQVYEYLTLGYGLRTNVFANCFYVMTGFHGLHVFVGILLILGVIWRSRRPGHYNAHKHTGVAMAEIYWHFVDVIWIILFILLYILTRF
- a CDS encoding DUF4079 domain-containing protein, translating into MFLNLKDIILLLHPILACTFVFPVIGITTFFALQTRQRRLKETTSIPATVGHLHRKLGNLLAAGVIGITLVALAYSVVFGFQGFLMQAENNTLQPLSVVLVALMFIVTIAATALLYRAQSKRWRAVFATLSGMGVIILAFQPGVFRRDDEWWVSHFYFGLAAVILMIFSVAIVREIYQDRSLTWRRIHIGLNSLALILFLLQGITGTRDLLEIPLSWQAPVVYQCNFDPRSPQFKTCP
- a CDS encoding ABC transporter ATP-binding protein translates to MTARILEVESLSVHYGGICALRDVSLWIEAGECITLVGANGAGKTTLLRAISKLVPSEGIIRFAGQSIAGRSPHELVRLGIAHCPEGRQVLARQTVRDNLLLGAYCRQDEAQITQDLEEQLKRFPRLRERQHQLAGTLSGGEQQMLAIARALMSRPRLLLLDEPSLGLAPNLVREIFAILAQLRQQGMTMLLVEQNAHLALQLGDRGYVLEAGQVTLSGRAAALLNDPRVQQAYLG
- a CDS encoding putative bifunctional diguanylate cyclase/phosphodiesterase produces the protein MPSINLLLIENIPQSGEILYPHLAEIDDICYQVHTCLYSHLTPGVVAQAKPNLLVLIAQGDHVLKEVQTLQERYPQLPLVVIDPSDRPDLATQVLHHGAQDYLSLQELTPNLLARSFRHAIDRHQVEQQLLRQAQYDRLLVQITQHIHQSLELATILETAVKDVRELLGCDRVLIYRFLEDWRGIMDVEAVVPPWLSALGDVVGDSCFTERYIEAYKRGRIHVVNNLETADVAPCYRDLLTHYQVKANLVVPIVVEGRLWGLLICHQCAHPRNWQDSEIELMKQISTQLAIAILQAELYQKAQREIQERKEIEAQLLYQARHDRLTHLPNRWLFEEQVRLTLSHAAEHPDFHYAVLCLDLDRFKTLNDSLGHSIGDLFLQAFAKRLSRCVSPQDVVARLGGDEFAVLLNDIQGLEQAQAIAQRLRERLSHPFEIDHYTLYSTVSIGLVMGDAYYRSSEELLRDADMAMYHAKTKGHNRIDVFDPVMLQQVRDRLHLEVELRQAIEQGDFALYYQPIVNLRSQSLRGFEALLRWQKGDTLISPDVFIPVAEETGLIFELSRWVLHNACEQLQQWQQRYPKLQSVGFTMSINLSANQFSLPTLVSEIQQTLGHHHLAGQFLKIEITESTLMQHLDSACEILAELKAMGVRINIDDFGTGYSSLSYLRNLPLDGIKIDRSFISQMDRSQEDLEVVHTILVLARNLHLDCIAEGIENTTQLQLLRSLRCPSGQGYLFAPPLTPHKAEVYLQEHIL
- a CDS encoding zinc ribbon domain-containing protein, yielding MRRLRQGWRAFWRRSRLVNDEPLNRVSLIVIILVDIFILINVFSGLSEISNWPLSPSAAQPCYAPWQAYRQDTASDREIRFLEQQITLDSPPQSFVERLQESSKGRLGTISATCFTYAEYQDAVNRPAHRERLKQRQEKQAQIQTLEATNARIREEYDSTLLEQLAGQPPDQSINLVEAAKAKATLEANNRQIAALKTEIAALEQLILQEPDSQAFLKFLAEEATFAQLENQYQRSQFWYPSLQFVLQVLFLLPLIAIALLVHRFADRRRYGLLALMSWHLLVIFLIPLVLKIFELLQVGALFEWLSNVILALFGGLLFLVSYLYILLIPALGFGIIKVAQALFLNPQRQAAGRIQKHRCVRCGKRLRDLDQHCPHCGYLQWMPCPSCQQPTYRHLPYCRHCGASTRSSL
- the trpS gene encoding tryptophan--tRNA ligase, whose protein sequence is MTKKRVLSGVQPTGSLHLGNYLGAIRNWVAGQADYENYFCVVDLHAITVPHDPAELAANTYTVAALYLACGIDPAHATIFVQSHVSAHAELTWLLNCITPLNWLEDMIQFKEKAVKQGENVAAGLLDYPVLMAADILLYDADLVPVGEDQKQHLELTRDIAARVNYLFARNQPPILKLPEPLIAKAGARVMSLTDGTKKMSKSDPSELSRINLLDSPDEIRKKIKRCKTDSIRGLTFDDPDRPEANNLLSLYQVLTGKTKEAVAAECADMGWGQFKPLLTDAVIATLEPIQQRYNEIMADPSYLKDLLKKGQEQAASVANATLERVKLAFGFTLP
- a CDS encoding M1 family metallopeptidase; its protein translation is MTLDVSSAKSFVLSGARPHYSPDRPGRVEHIFLDLTLDLEAQTCWGQCHIHLRPLHTQLRHLRLNAVGQQIKSVTVQHQPQTFYYDGEFLDISLNEHLGISPDQVLLITIDYCLEKPQRGLYFVPTHPPQAWTQGEDEDSRYWFPCLDYPGQLATSEIRARVRQPLQAISNGELRACYNEGEWQVFHWYQPQVHPTYLMTLAVGDFAVFDDQWQGKPVTYYVAKDRAADARRTLGKTPKMIDFFSRIYGYPYPYPKYAQVCVADFIFGGMENTSTTLLTDRCLLDERAAAEDFRSESLVAHELAHQWFGDLVVIKHWSHAWIKEGMASYAEVLWFEEEYGADFAAYYRLGELRNYLSEDSDRYRRPIVTHVYRDAIELYDRHLYEKGACVYHMIRQELGEELFWKAIQTFVQTYAHQTVETVDLLRAIETATGRNLLPLFDQYVFRGGHPDFHVSYRWEAADHLAVLTVKQQQVTEGLTPLERNLFDLRIPVGIGSVDEQGQVSVKMIPLRIHEPEHTFYLPLPQQPSFVSFDAGNHTLKTVTLEYPLPELKAQLQHDPDVLGRIQAAIALGKKGSLEVVQTLAEALQRQPFWGVRREIAKVLGTIQLDQSLEALKLALADDHPHVRAAAVEAIAGFKSANAYALLKPIAKHGDPSYGVEAAALKGIGVIAAAKPQPKPKPEKVLKRLRKALETRQGWNEVVRCGAIAGVGQLKEIPEAVNLVLDYTATSVPQPLRLAAIRTLGTLGDRHHPQLQQILERLEQLSHETFFFTQMAVVQALSQIDHPRVLGILQQVGDRTTDGRIKRFVDESIAKVQKAIGSDDRLKTLETTLSELQKENQTLKSRLEELEARTKATHQESVPS